ACCCCGATGACGAGGTCTTCTGCGTCGGCGGCACCATCGCCCTGGCCGCGGCCGCCGGGGCCGAGACCGCCCTCGTCTCCCTGACCCAGGGCGACGCCGGGCAGATCCGGGACTCCGCGGTCGCCACCCGGCGCACCCTGGGCGCGACCCGGGTCGGTGAGCTGGAGGCGGCGGCCAAGGCCCTGGGCGTCGGCGCGGTGGAGTGCTTCGACCTCGGCGACGGGAACCTGGCCCGGATGCCGTACGCGGACCTGGTCGTCCTGGTGCGGGAGGTCCTTCAGCGGCACGCCCCGGACGTGGTGGTCACCTTCGGCGACGACGGCGGCTTCGGTCACCCCGACCACATGGCGTCCTCGCGAGCCGTGCTCTCGGCGCGCGAGCAGCTGGCCCGCCCGCTCCGGGTGCTGCACGCCCGCTTCCCGGCGCACGACCGCCTGCTGGTGGACCTCTTGGTCGAGTGGCTGACGTCGCGGGAGCGGGAGTCCGTCGGGACGGCCGGGTTCGGCAACGCGCTGCGCCTGTTCGCCGACGGGTCCTCGGTGCTGGGGTTCGCGGCCGACCACCTGCACGTCCAGTGGTTCCCGGCCGGCTCGTTCGTCATCGAGCAGGGGGAGCCGGCCACCGAGCTGTTCTGCATCCTGTCGGGCTCGGTGGACATCGTCGTGGAGGACGCCGACGGCGGGCTGCGCACCGTCGACACGGCCTACGCGGGCGCCTTCGTCGGCCAGGACGGCCTGGCCACCAACCGTCCGCGCAACGCCCACGTCATCGCCCGCGACGACGTCACCTGCTTCGTGCTGTCGCCGCGCGGGCGCGACCTCTCGGCCGGCCGGGGGACCAGCGCCACCGTGGCCGACGACCCGTCCGGGTCCGACCGACCGGGCCCGGCGGCCGACGACCCCGACGGCGAGGACGACGTCGTCGTCGACGTGCACGCGGCCCTCGACCAGAAGATCGCGGCGCTGGTCGCGCACCGCTCCCAGTACGCGCTGGACGCGGAGCTGCTGCCGCGCCAGGTGCTGAGCCCGTTGCTGAGCACCGAGTACTTCACCGTGGTCGGCTAGCCGGAGCAGCGGGCGGGGGCGGGGTGATGGCGGCGACGGCGGGGCTGCGCGGACGGCTGGACGGCACCCGCCAGGCGCTGCGGAACCCCCCGCTCGCCCGCCTGCTGGTGGTCTGGGCGGTCTGGATCACCGCGGACTGGGCGTTGTTGATCACCGTCTCGCTGCTGGCGCTCGACGTCGGCGGCCCGGCCGCCGTGGGCCTGGTGGGCGCCGTGCGCGTGCTCCCCGCGGCGCTGCTGAGCGCTCCCGCCTCGGTGCTGACCGATCGCTGGGTCCGCAGCCGGCTGCTGGCGGTCGTCCTGGCGGGCTCGGGTGCGCTGACCGGGGTGCTCGTCTGGTGCGCCTCCGTCGACGCGGGCCTGCCGGTCCTGCTCGTCGTCGTCGCGGCCGGCTCGGCGATCGGCGCGGCCGTCCGACCCACCCTGCAGGCGATGGTGCCGACGCTGGTCACCTCGCCCGCCGACCTGATCGCCGCCAACGCGGCCTACGCGACCATCGAGGCCGTCGGCACGGTCGTCGGGCCCGGCCTGTGCGCGGCCCTCCTCGGCGCGGTCGGCCCGCCCGGGGTCCTCGGCGTGCTGGCGGTGCTCCTCGGCCTGGCCGCCCTGGTCGCCGCCGCGATCCGCACCCCGTTCCGACCGGTCCGGTCGGCCCGGACGTCGGCCCGGGCGGCCTGGCTGGCGCCGCTCGCCGGCTTCCGCGTGCTCGCGCGGCCGGGGCTGCGGCTCGCGATCTCGCTCTTCCTCGGTCAGACCACCATGCGGGGCCTGCTCAACGTCTTCGTCGTGCTGGTCGCCACGTCGATGGTGGGCGGGTCCGAGTCCCGGGCCGGCAGCCTCTTCATCGCGATGGGGGTCGGCGGGCTGGTCGGCGCCGCCGTCGCCCTGGGGCTGGGCCCGCAGCACGGGAGCCGCTGGATCGCGCTGGGCATCGCCCTGTGGGGGCTGCCCGTCGTCGCCATCGGGCTCTGGCCGGACGCGACCGTCGCCTCGGTCGCGCTCGCCGTCCTGGGGTTCGGCAACGCGCTCCTCGACGTGTCGGGGTACACGCTGGTCAACCGGCTGGTCCCCGACCACCTCGCGGGCCGGGCCTGGGGCGCCTTCAGCGCCCTGGGCGCGGCCGTCGTCGCCCTCGGCTCGCTGGCGGCCCCGCTGCTGGCGGGGCTGGTGGGGCTGACCGGCGCGATGGTGCTGACCGGCGCCGTGCTCGCGCTCGCGCCGGCCGTCACCTGGCGGTGGCTCAGCCGCCTCGACGCCCTGGCGAGCGGTCGGGCCGAGGACGTGGAGCTGCTCCGTCGGGTCCCGCTGTTCGCCGCGCTGTCCCTGGTCGGCGTCGAGCGGCTCGCGCGGGGCGCCCGCACCCGGGATCTGGCGGCGGGCGAGGTCGTGGTCGAGCAGGGCGAGCCCGCCGCGGACTTCTACGTCATCGCCGAAGGGGCGGCCCTCGTCACGCGGGACGGCCGGGAGGTCCGCCAGCTGGGTCCGGCCGAGGCGTTCGGCGAGATCGCCCTGCTGGACCCCGGACCGCGCACGGCCACCGTCACGACCGCGGCACCGACCCGCCTGCTCGTCGTGGACCGGGACGGCTTCGTCGCCGCCGTCACGGGGCACCGGCCGACCGACGACCTCGCCCGGGAGCGGGTGGCCCGGCTGCGCTCCGCCGACGAGGAGCGCTCGACGGGCGAGCCCGACGGGCCCCGGTAGGACGGTGCGACCGCAACCGTGCGGTCTCCGCGGCCCCGACGACGGCCCTGGCGCCGGTGAGGCCGCCTAGGCTGGTCCGGAGGACGCCGAGCGCTGCGTTCCGAGGACGAGGAGCAGCAGGTGGCCGAGCAGGTGAGCGATCTGCCGACGGTCCTGAGGGCCTTCCGCGCGGGCGACGAGCAGGCCCTGGCGGCGACCTACGCACGCTGGTCGCCGCTGGTCCACAGCATCGCCCTGCGGTCGCTGGGCGACGTCGGCGACGCGGAGGCGGTCACCCAGCGGGTCTTCACCCGCGCGTGGACCGCCCGCGACACCGCCGGCACGCCCCGCGTCGTCGGGTTGCCGGCCTGGCTGGTCGGGCTGACCCTCGAGGAGGTCGCGCGCTCCCGGATCTCCCGGGACACCGGGTCGGTCACCGCCGCCGGGTCCGCCGACGTGGCCGACCGGCTGCTGCTGGCGGACGGGGTGTCCCACCTGGACGCCGAGCCCCAGCAGGTGCTCCGGATGGCGTTGTACGGCGAGCTCACCCACACCCAGATCTCCGACCGCCTGGGGCTGTCCTCCGGCACCGTGCGGGCCCACCTGCGGCGCGGCCTCGACACGCTGCGCGAGCGGCTGGAGGTGCAGCCGCATGCATGTTGATCCCGAGCTGCTGGTCCTGCTCGCCCTGGGCGAGGACGTCGGCACCGCCGACGAGCGCCGTCACGCGCAGAGCTGTCCCGCCTGCGCCGACGAGCTCGCGGACCTCCACCGGGTGGCGACCGTCGGCCGTGGCGCGCGGGACGAGACCCGGCTGGTCAGCCCCGGCCCGGACGTCTGGGCCAGGGTCCGCGCCGAGCTGGGCCTCGACCGCGCGCCGGAACCGTCCCTCCCTCCGACCGCGCACGCCAGGCCGGGGCACGACCTGAGGGCGCACGCCCGGCTGACCCCGGTCGAGGCGACCTGGTCCCAGGCGTCGGGCCGGGCGGACCTCGCCACCGACGAGCGCGGCCGGCGCGTCCTCCAGGTCGCCCTGCACGCCGACCTGCCGTCCTCCGGCATCCGCCAGGCCTGGTTGGTCCACCGCCTCGACCCGAGCCGACGCCAGACCCTCGGCATCCTGGACGGGCGCGACGGCCTGTGGACCGTCGACCACTCCATCGACCTGCAGGAGTACGCGATCCTCGACATCTCGCAGCAGGGCACGGGGGAGACCGAGCACTCCGGTCAGACCATCGTCCGCGGCGAGCTCACGCTCGTCGGCTGACCCGCACCGGTCCGAAGGCGCCGCCGGGCGGGCGAGTGCTGAGGAGGTGCGTCCCGGCGCCGGTTCCAGCTGCGCATCTTCAGCACTCGTGGGGTGAGACGCGGTCCGCCCGGGACCTTGGTCCGGGGTCTGATGGGCACGTTCTCGGACCGGAGCCCCCGAGCGCCTCGACGGAGTCCATGTCGCACGGTCGCGGTGGCTACGCTCGGGGTGACCTCGGGGCGGAAACGATGGAAGGCGTCTGATGACCGCGACCACCCGCCCGCTCCTTCGCCGCGCCAGCAGCGCGGTCCTGCTCGTGATGGCCCTGGTGATGACCTCGGCACCGCTGCCGCACGCCGACGCCGCGGCCAAGACCTGCAGCGCCACGCCCTTCCGCACCAACGCGGGCCGGAAGGTGGTCTACCGCATCCCGGCGATGGTGCGGACCCCCCAGGGGACGCTCGTCGCCTTCGCCGAGCGGCGGCGCAGCACCAGCCCCGCCGCGGACATCTCCGACACCGAGGTCGTCACCGTCCGCTCCACCGACCGCGGCTGCCACTGGAGCAAGCCCCGGGTGATCGGCGACGCCGGCAAGGGCACCGTCGGCAACCCGGCCCCGCTGGTCGACACCAGCACCGGCGACGTGCTGCTCGTCACGATCCTCCGGCCGAAGGGCGGCACGACCGGGCACGGCTTCCACCTGCAGCGCAGCACGGACGACGGCCGCACCTTCACCGCCTACGCGAAGGCGAGCAAGGACCTGGCGGGCATCCCGCGCTGGTCCGGCGGGCTGACCGGGCCGGGTCACGCGATCCAGCTGCGCTCCCCCCGGAGCAAGCACCGTGGCCGGCTCGTCGTCCCGATGGGCTACAAGGACGGCAACCGCTACGGCGCCTACGCCGTCGTGAGCGACGACCACGGCAAGACCTGGAAGGTCGGCTACAAGGCGACCGGCGACGACGGCCGGATCGAGGGCACCGTGGCCGAGCTGCCCGACGGCCGGCTCTGGATCAGCTACCGCAACCGCAACGCGAAGGCCCCGGTGGGCACCGGTCGGATCGCCACCTTCTCGAGCGACGGCGGCTCCAGCCTCGACGCCCCCTTCAAGCGGGCCGGGCTGCCGACCGTCTCGGTCCAGGGCAGCGCCCTCGCCCTGACCGGCCCCCACGCCGGCACCCTGCTGTTCTCGTCGCCGTCCCGCAAGGACCCGACCCGGCGGCACGGCATGGCCCTGTTCGTCAGCCGCGGCGCGAGCGCGGGCAAGAGCTGGGGCAGCGGCCGCCCCGTCCAGAAGGACAGCCGGCCCGGCGCCTACTCCGACCTCGTGCAGCTCGACGGCGCCACCGTCGGCATCCTCTACGAGACCGGCCAGACGACGTGGAAGGAGCGCATCGACTTCCGCAGCCTCCGGATCGCGGACGTCCTGAAGCGCTGACCCGTCCGGACCGGCCGGCGGGTCGAGCGCCCGGCAGGGGTCCTCCGGCAACCGGGTCGTGCACCAACGGACCTGGCTGCCCCGGACGTGCCCGGGTAGATTGCCCGGAGCAGATCCGCACTCGGGGGAGGGCTTCTGACGCACGCACGAGCCTCCGGGGGGACCAACCATGAGTCGTAGGGCAACCGCACAGGACGTGGCCGACCTGGCCGGCGTCTCGCGCAGCGCCGTGTCGCTGGTGCTGAACGGGCGGGCGAAGGGGCTCATCTCCGCCGCCAAGCAGGAGGCCGTGCTGGACGCGGCCCGCCGCCTCGAGTACACGCCCAACGCCGTGGCGCAGAGCCTGCGGACGTCCCGCACCCGCATCCTCGGGGTGCTGACCTGGCGCGGGGTGGGCGGGCTGCCGCTGCACCTGATGGCGTCGGCGCTCCAGACGTCGCTGAACAGCGGCTACAAGCTGATCAAGATGTACGCCGAGCCCACGGAGATCGACCAGCGCCGGGCCCTGTCGACGCTGGGCAACCAGCAGGTCGACGGCATGCTGGTCGTCGCCCCCGAGCTGTGCGAGTACGCGGCGGTCGAGGCGCTGTCTGCGTCCCCGGTGGTGCTGCTCAACTGCCAGGACCCCGAGCAGCGGCTCACCAGCGTCGCGCCCGACGAGGAGGGTGCCGGCCGGGGCGCGGTCGAGGCGCTGCTCGACCGCGGCCACCGGGACATCGCCCTGCTCAGCGGTCCGCTGACCCACTTCCAGACGGGGCTCCGGGCGGCGGGCGCCGCCCAGGCCCTCGTGGGGGCCGGGATCGCGCCCCGGCAGGTGGCGGCCGACGACCTCCGGATCGACGAGGGCCTGGCCGCCGCCACCGCCCTGCTCACCGCCGACCGGCCGCCGACCGCCCTGGTCTGCACCAACGAGCGGCTCGCCGTGGGCGTCATGCTGGCGGCGGCGCGGCTGGGCCTGACGGTGCCGGACGACCTCTCCCTCGTCAGCCTGGACGACCGGGAGCAGCTGAGCGCCCAGCTCAGCCCCGAGGTCACCCGGATGGAGCGGCCCGACGACCTGATGGCCACGCACGCCGCCGAGCTGCTGATCGAGTGGTTGGACAGCGGCAGCGCTCCCGAGGCGCAGCACTACTCCTTCGTCTGCCCCCTCGTGGCAGGCGCCTCGGTCGCCGGTCCCCGCCCCCGGGGCTGACGACGACGTGCCCGACCGCAGCCGGCGCGCCGTCGCGGTGGTGCGGAGCGCGGTCGGCACGCGGGCGCGGCGTCGGCTGCTGGCCGTCGTCCTGCTCGTCGGACTGCTGACCGCCGTCGCGGTCGCGACGGCGACGGCTCCGGCCGGGCGGACGTTCGCGGGCCTGACGGCTCCGGTCCAGCTGGTGATGTCGGTGGGGGTGCCCTGCACCGGGGTGCTCCTCGGACGGGACCTCGCCACTCAGGAGGCTCGCCCCCCGGTGCTGCCGAGCCTCCTGGGTGCGGGGCTGGTGGCCGCCGGCGCCGCCCTGGTCGGCGTGCTGGCCACCGCGGGCGTCCTCGGCGTGGTCGGGTCCCGGGCGGCGGACCCGTGGGCCGGCGCGGCCGCCGTGACCCTGGGGAGCGTGCTGGTCCAGGTGCTCGCCCAGCTGGTCGGGACCGGGCTCGGCCTGCTCATCCCGTCGGTGACCCTCGCCTGCCTGTCCACCGTCGTGCTGCCCCTCGGCCTGTGGGCCGTCCTCGGGGCGAGCGACGCGCTGCGCCCGGCCCGGGGCTGGCTGACGCCCTTCGCGACCACCGGTGCCCTGCTGGCCGGCCGGATGACCGCGGTGGCGTGGGCGCGCTGGCTGGTCGTGGTCCTGCTGTGGGGGGTCGGGCTCAACCTGCTCGGGGTGCTCCGGGCGCGCTCCGAGCGGGCCGCGGGGCCCGCAGCCCCCTGAGGCCCCCCGCGAGGTGTCGGCCCTCCGACAG
The window above is part of the Friedmanniella luteola genome. Proteins encoded here:
- a CDS encoding LacI family DNA-binding transcriptional regulator, which produces MSRRATAQDVADLAGVSRSAVSLVLNGRAKGLISAAKQEAVLDAARRLEYTPNAVAQSLRTSRTRILGVLTWRGVGGLPLHLMASALQTSLNSGYKLIKMYAEPTEIDQRRALSTLGNQQVDGMLVVAPELCEYAAVEALSASPVVLLNCQDPEQRLTSVAPDEEGAGRGAVEALLDRGHRDIALLSGPLTHFQTGLRAAGAAQALVGAGIAPRQVAADDLRIDEGLAAATALLTADRPPTALVCTNERLAVGVMLAAARLGLTVPDDLSLVSLDDREQLSAQLSPEVTRMERPDDLMATHAAELLIEWLDSGSAPEAQHYSFVCPLVAGASVAGPRPRG
- a CDS encoding MFS transporter, with protein sequence MAATAGLRGRLDGTRQALRNPPLARLLVVWAVWITADWALLITVSLLALDVGGPAAVGLVGAVRVLPAALLSAPASVLTDRWVRSRLLAVVLAGSGALTGVLVWCASVDAGLPVLLVVVAAGSAIGAAVRPTLQAMVPTLVTSPADLIAANAAYATIEAVGTVVGPGLCAALLGAVGPPGVLGVLAVLLGLAALVAAAIRTPFRPVRSARTSARAAWLAPLAGFRVLARPGLRLAISLFLGQTTMRGLLNVFVVLVATSMVGGSESRAGSLFIAMGVGGLVGAAVALGLGPQHGSRWIALGIALWGLPVVAIGLWPDATVASVALAVLGFGNALLDVSGYTLVNRLVPDHLAGRAWGAFSALGAAVVALGSLAAPLLAGLVGLTGAMVLTGAVLALAPAVTWRWLSRLDALASGRAEDVELLRRVPLFAALSLVGVERLARGARTRDLAAGEVVVEQGEPAADFYVIAEGAALVTRDGREVRQLGPAEAFGEIALLDPGPRTATVTTAAPTRLLVVDRDGFVAAVTGHRPTDDLARERVARLRSADEERSTGEPDGPR
- a CDS encoding sialidase family protein; translation: MTATTRPLLRRASSAVLLVMALVMTSAPLPHADAAAKTCSATPFRTNAGRKVVYRIPAMVRTPQGTLVAFAERRRSTSPAADISDTEVVTVRSTDRGCHWSKPRVIGDAGKGTVGNPAPLVDTSTGDVLLVTILRPKGGTTGHGFHLQRSTDDGRTFTAYAKASKDLAGIPRWSGGLTGPGHAIQLRSPRSKHRGRLVVPMGYKDGNRYGAYAVVSDDHGKTWKVGYKATGDDGRIEGTVAELPDGRLWISYRNRNAKAPVGTGRIATFSSDGGSSLDAPFKRAGLPTVSVQGSALALTGPHAGTLLFSSPSRKDPTRRHGMALFVSRGASAGKSWGSGRPVQKDSRPGAYSDLVQLDGATVGILYETGQTTWKERIDFRSLRIADVLKR
- a CDS encoding PIG-L family deacetylase; amino-acid sequence: MTPRPPSPDGLAALWGPLEPGERPLRVLGLFAHPDDEVFCVGGTIALAAAAGAETALVSLTQGDAGQIRDSAVATRRTLGATRVGELEAAAKALGVGAVECFDLGDGNLARMPYADLVVLVREVLQRHAPDVVVTFGDDGGFGHPDHMASSRAVLSAREQLARPLRVLHARFPAHDRLLVDLLVEWLTSRERESVGTAGFGNALRLFADGSSVLGFAADHLHVQWFPAGSFVIEQGEPATELFCILSGSVDIVVEDADGGLRTVDTAYAGAFVGQDGLATNRPRNAHVIARDDVTCFVLSPRGRDLSAGRGTSATVADDPSGSDRPGPAADDPDGEDDVVVDVHAALDQKIAALVAHRSQYALDAELLPRQVLSPLLSTEYFTVVG
- a CDS encoding RNA polymerase sigma factor; the encoded protein is MAEQVSDLPTVLRAFRAGDEQALAATYARWSPLVHSIALRSLGDVGDAEAVTQRVFTRAWTARDTAGTPRVVGLPAWLVGLTLEEVARSRISRDTGSVTAAGSADVADRLLLADGVSHLDAEPQQVLRMALYGELTHTQISDRLGLSSGTVRAHLRRGLDTLRERLEVQPHAC